From the Pirellulales bacterium genome, one window contains:
- a CDS encoding long-chain-fatty-acid--CoA ligase, translating into MQLTRAIRRAVQLRAASPATIFGARRRTWAEFENRIARFAGTLMRLGLRTNSRVAILALNSDRYIETIYGTWWAGCISVPLNVRSAPPELVQMLRDSGAEVLLVDDPVLQLAEQMGVSLALFKQLAPELKHIISMGDAPPPADVLSYEELLAKAAPIDDAMRDGDDVAGIYYTGGTTGEPKGVTLTHANMSINAIASLQRLPDGEDSVYLHAAPMFHLADIAMMVGITSAPGAHVVIPKFDPADVLRVISEERVTVTLLVPTMLGMVLAEFNPAVHDLSSLNMITYGASPMPSAMIEQALRVMPSVSFTQAYGMTELAPVATVLEAKHHALSGPYVSKLRSAGRAAQIADVKVADPDDREVPRGTVGQILVRGPGVMKGYWNQPELTAETLRGGWMHTGDAGYMDEDGFLYVVDRIKDMIITGGENVYSAEVENAICKHSAVAMCAVVGIPHEKWGEQVHAILHLKPGQQLTEDDVISHCRTLIAGFKCPRSVEFRTEPLPISGAGKILKRQLRAAYWPESAAQTAS; encoded by the coding sequence ATGCAACTCACTCGAGCGATTCGTCGGGCGGTCCAATTACGCGCGGCAAGCCCAGCCACGATTTTCGGCGCGCGACGCCGCACCTGGGCGGAGTTCGAAAATCGTATTGCCCGGTTCGCGGGTACGCTTATGCGGCTCGGCCTGCGGACGAACTCCCGCGTGGCGATCCTCGCGCTGAACAGTGACCGGTATATCGAAACGATATACGGCACGTGGTGGGCGGGTTGCATCTCGGTGCCGCTCAACGTGCGCTCGGCGCCGCCGGAATTGGTGCAGATGCTGCGCGACTCGGGGGCGGAAGTCCTGCTGGTCGACGATCCTGTCCTGCAACTGGCCGAGCAGATGGGCGTGTCGCTGGCCCTCTTCAAGCAGTTGGCGCCTGAGCTAAAGCACATCATCTCGATGGGGGACGCACCGCCGCCGGCGGATGTTCTCTCTTACGAAGAGCTGCTGGCCAAGGCCGCGCCGATCGACGACGCGATGCGCGACGGGGACGACGTGGCGGGCATCTATTACACGGGCGGGACGACCGGCGAGCCGAAGGGCGTCACCCTGACGCACGCCAACATGAGTATCAACGCCATCGCCTCACTGCAGCGCCTGCCGGACGGCGAGGATTCGGTTTATCTGCACGCGGCACCGATGTTTCACCTGGCCGATATTGCCATGATGGTCGGCATCACCAGTGCGCCGGGCGCGCATGTCGTGATTCCGAAGTTTGATCCCGCCGACGTGCTGCGCGTGATTAGCGAAGAGCGGGTGACGGTCACGTTGCTGGTTCCCACGATGCTGGGAATGGTGCTGGCCGAGTTCAATCCCGCAGTCCACGACCTATCAAGCCTGAACATGATTACTTATGGCGCCTCGCCCATGCCCAGCGCCATGATCGAGCAGGCGCTGCGGGTCATGCCGTCGGTGAGCTTCACCCAGGCCTACGGGATGACCGAACTGGCGCCTGTGGCGACTGTGCTCGAGGCGAAGCATCACGCACTTTCCGGGCCCTACGTGTCGAAGCTGCGCTCGGCGGGCCGGGCCGCTCAGATCGCCGACGTGAAAGTTGCCGATCCCGACGACCGCGAAGTCCCGCGCGGCACCGTCGGCCAGATTCTGGTGCGCGGGCCCGGCGTAATGAAGGGCTATTGGAACCAGCCGGAGTTAACCGCCGAGACGTTGCGCGGCGGCTGGATGCACACCGGCGACGCCGGCTACATGGACGAAGACGGCTTTTTGTACGTCGTCGACCGGATCAAGGACATGATCATCACCGGTGGCGAGAACGTCTATTCCGCCGAAGTCGAAAATGCCATTTGCAAACACAGCGCGGTCGCCATGTGCGCCGTGGTCGGTATTCCCCACGAGAAATGGGGCGAGCAGGTCCACGCGATCTTGCACCTCAAGCCGGGCCAGCAACTGACCGAGGACGACGTTATTTCTCACTGTCGAACGCTGATCGCGGGCTTCAAATGCCCGCGCAGTGTCGAATTTCGCACCGAGCCGCTACCGATCAGCGGCGCCGGAAAGATCCTCAAGCGGCAATTGCGAGCCGCGTATTGGCCCGAATCAGCCGCACAGACAGCATCATGA
- a CDS encoding acyl-CoA dehydrogenase family protein, translating into MNRNIFEQQHALFRDSFRRFVAEDIVPHHEQWEQDGEVSRDVWKKAGEYGFLCMAVPEEYGGVGTNDFRFNAIVTEELARVGATGPGFPLHTDIVLPYLLRLGTEEQKKRWFPPMVQGDCIWAIAMTEPNTGSDLAAIQTTAAPNGDGYIVNGSKTFITNGIMNDAVIVAVKTAPKEQGSHEGLSLVVIERGMPGYERGRRLNKMGMHAQDTAELFFNDVHVPRENLLGQEGHGFYYLMENLAQERLILAVGAVASAEAAFEWTTRYCMERKAFGRPIGTFQNSRFKLAEMKTEIEIARVFVDRCLTEHNAGNISPVEACMAKWWTTDVQKRVVDQCLQLHGGYGYMLEYPIAKAYIDSRAATIFAGTNEIMKEVIGRSLGF; encoded by the coding sequence ATGAACCGAAATATTTTCGAGCAACAGCACGCCCTGTTTCGCGACTCGTTTCGCCGCTTCGTCGCGGAAGACATCGTGCCGCACCACGAACAGTGGGAGCAGGATGGCGAAGTCTCGCGCGATGTGTGGAAGAAAGCGGGGGAGTACGGATTCCTGTGCATGGCCGTGCCCGAGGAGTACGGCGGCGTTGGCACCAACGACTTTCGCTTCAACGCCATCGTCACCGAGGAGCTGGCGCGGGTCGGCGCGACAGGGCCGGGTTTCCCGCTGCACACCGATATCGTGCTGCCGTACTTGTTGCGCCTCGGCACCGAAGAACAAAAGAAACGCTGGTTTCCCCCGATGGTGCAGGGCGATTGCATCTGGGCCATCGCCATGACCGAACCGAATACCGGCAGCGACCTGGCGGCGATTCAAACCACGGCCGCGCCGAACGGCGACGGATATATCGTCAACGGCAGCAAGACGTTTATCACTAATGGCATCATGAACGATGCGGTGATCGTCGCGGTCAAGACCGCGCCCAAGGAGCAGGGTTCGCACGAGGGATTGTCCCTCGTTGTGATCGAGCGCGGCATGCCGGGTTACGAACGCGGCCGCCGCCTGAACAAGATGGGCATGCACGCCCAGGATACCGCCGAGCTGTTCTTCAACGATGTTCACGTGCCGCGCGAAAACCTGCTCGGGCAGGAAGGGCACGGCTTCTACTACTTGATGGAAAACCTGGCGCAAGAGCGCCTGATTTTGGCTGTCGGCGCCGTGGCCTCGGCCGAGGCCGCCTTCGAGTGGACGACGCGCTACTGCATGGAGCGCAAGGCCTTTGGCCGCCCGATCGGGACGTTTCAGAACTCGCGCTTCAAACTGGCCGAGATGAAGACCGAGATCGAAATCGCCCGCGTGTTCGTCGACCGCTGCCTTACCGAGCACAACGCCGGCAACATCTCGCCGGTCGAGGCCTGCATGGCGAAGTGGTGGACGACTGACGTGCAGAAGCGCGTCGTCGATCAATGCCTGCAACTCCACGGTGGATACGGCTACATGCTCGAATACCCGATCGCCAAGGCGTACATCGACTCGCGTGCCGCCACGATCTTCGCCGGCACCAACGAGATCATGAAAGAAGTCATCGGCCGCTCGCTGGGATTCTAA
- a CDS encoding TetR/AcrR family transcriptional regulator, with protein MSSKRPRRTQEERSAATREKLLDAAIECLVELGYARMTTTDVADRAGVSRGAQLHHFPSKVELVTSAIRHLADRRLADLRREAAALPAGKRGIPQMTELVWSYSSNSLFMAVLDLIVASRTDRELHTALWPIEKEFAQASSQLLRELYAGYVDHPDFELMMHLTVHMMRGMALQKIVKDDDRHRRQALKLWERLMSAVLEERRGTGKED; from the coding sequence ATGTCTTCAAAGCGCCCTCGTCGGACGCAAGAAGAACGCAGTGCCGCGACGCGCGAAAAGCTCCTCGACGCCGCGATCGAGTGCCTGGTGGAACTGGGCTACGCCCGTATGACCACGACCGACGTGGCGGACCGCGCGGGGGTCTCGCGCGGGGCGCAACTGCATCATTTTCCGTCGAAGGTCGAGCTGGTCACAAGCGCCATTCGCCACCTGGCCGATCGTCGGCTCGCCGATCTGCGTCGCGAAGCCGCGGCGTTGCCGGCCGGCAAGCGGGGCATTCCGCAGATGACCGAGCTGGTGTGGTCCTATTCGTCGAATTCCTTGTTCATGGCGGTCTTGGATTTGATCGTCGCCTCGCGGACCGATCGTGAGCTGCACACGGCGCTATGGCCCATCGAGAAAGAGTTCGCACAGGCCAGCTCGCAACTGCTACGCGAGCTTTATGCGGGTTACGTCGATCATCCCGATTTCGAGCTGATGATGCACCTGACGGTGCACATGATGCGCGGGATGGCCTTGCAAAAAATCGTGAAAGACGACGATCGGCATCGCCGCCAGGCTCTCAAGCTTTGGGAGCGTTTGATGAGCGCGGTGCTCGAGGAACGTCGGGGCACCGGCAAAGAGGATTAG
- a CDS encoding lipopolysaccharide kinase InaA family protein — protein MEGSQLVENALLDEPPGVTLAPGTTDGVRWSVSTAWRTLLIGPQGLRLDEWLAEGRVHVVKHASHRTVYRVDLPQRSFFLKHYRVLAFLNALTHLLRGSAARREWRNALEVRRRQVPTVTPIALGEHSRRGLVRDSYFVSEAIPDSCTLERYADECLPKLAPQDQARLRPRITLALAKLCAAAHRAGVYHTDFHRGNILVGLNTLSPDESASALPELHLIDLPKMWFSSPLGWTHSRDSLAMFAAAWLDRSSRSERWRFWEAYLAARPELTLADPVAAGNEIVRRSRAHARRIFSERDKRCLRSNRDYTRVKTSKAVGYAVRDLARGDLVALMQQPDAPFAAPDAQMIKVCSASQVVKATMLLEGRPTPAAYKRSCYRLWRKAILAFFRRSRALRAWHLGHALRERGIDTARPLLVVEPRTGGPRWESYLATEWVDGDHLHDFAARVAALSPVDRRHAARHATVVLARMLGRMHAWNVDHRDLKAQNLMLAERAGKLTAYLIDLDGVRIVRSLTERRRARNLARLATSMEAHPWVTRTDRLRFLRAYVSVAPLEKHTWKWFWRRIARRSRALSNQMRAGGREVL, from the coding sequence ATGGAAGGATCACAACTGGTCGAAAACGCGCTGCTCGACGAGCCCCCCGGCGTAACGCTGGCGCCGGGAACGACCGACGGCGTGCGCTGGAGCGTCTCAACGGCCTGGCGAACGTTGCTCATCGGCCCACAGGGGTTGCGCTTGGATGAGTGGCTGGCCGAAGGGCGCGTCCACGTCGTCAAGCATGCTTCGCACCGGACGGTCTACCGCGTCGACCTGCCGCAGCGGTCGTTCTTCCTCAAGCACTATCGTGTGCTGGCGTTCTTGAACGCACTGACGCACTTATTGCGTGGCAGCGCTGCCCGGCGTGAATGGCGCAATGCGCTGGAGGTCCGCCGCCGCCAGGTGCCGACCGTGACGCCGATCGCCTTGGGCGAACACTCCCGCCGCGGATTGGTGCGTGACAGCTACTTTGTCAGCGAGGCCATCCCCGATTCTTGTACTCTGGAGCGCTATGCCGATGAGTGCCTGCCCAAGCTTGCCCCGCAAGACCAGGCGCGGCTGCGGCCGCGGATCACGCTCGCCTTGGCGAAGCTGTGCGCCGCGGCTCATCGCGCCGGCGTCTATCACACCGATTTCCATCGGGGCAATATCCTGGTCGGCTTGAACACGCTCAGTCCGGATGAATCGGCGAGCGCACTGCCCGAACTGCACCTGATCGATCTGCCCAAGATGTGGTTTTCGTCGCCGCTGGGCTGGACGCACAGTCGCGATAGCCTGGCGATGTTCGCCGCGGCATGGCTCGACCGCTCATCGCGCAGCGAGCGCTGGAGATTCTGGGAAGCCTACCTGGCCGCCCGACCGGAGCTGACGCTGGCCGATCCGGTGGCCGCCGGCAATGAAATCGTCCGCCGCAGCCGGGCCCACGCGCGGCGAATCTTCAGCGAGCGCGACAAGCGCTGCCTGCGTTCGAACCGTGATTACACGCGCGTCAAAACATCGAAGGCCGTAGGGTATGCCGTGCGCGATCTGGCGCGGGGCGACCTCGTGGCCTTGATGCAGCAGCCCGACGCTCCCTTCGCGGCTCCTGATGCGCAGATGATCAAAGTTTGTTCAGCGAGCCAGGTGGTGAAGGCCACGATGCTGCTCGAAGGACGGCCTACGCCCGCCGCTTACAAGCGATCGTGCTATCGGCTGTGGCGAAAGGCCATTCTGGCGTTCTTTCGGCGCAGCCGGGCGTTGCGGGCCTGGCACCTGGGGCACGCGCTGCGCGAGCGCGGCATCGACACGGCCAGGCCGCTATTGGTTGTCGAGCCGCGCACCGGTGGACCCCGCTGGGAAAGCTACCTGGCCACCGAATGGGTCGACGGGGATCATTTGCACGATTTCGCGGCGCGCGTGGCCGCGCTATCGCCGGTCGATCGGCGGCACGCGGCGCGTCACGCCACGGTCGTGCTTGCGCGCATGTTGGGACGCATGCACGCCTGGAACGTCGATCATCGCGACTTGAAAGCACAGAATCTCATGTTGGCCGAGCGGGCGGGAAAGCTGACCGCTTATTTGATCGATCTCGACGGTGTACGTATCGTGCGCTCGCTCACCGAGCGGCGCCGCGCACGCAATCTGGCGCGGCTGGCCACGAGCATGGAAGCGCATCCCTGGGTCACGCGTACCGACCGACTGCGGTTTTTGCGTGCCTACGTCTCTGTCGCGCCGTTGGAGAAGCACACCTGGAAATGGTTCTGGCGCAGGATTGCTCGCCGCAGCCGCGCCCTATCGAACCAGATGCGCGCCGGGGGCCGGGAAGTGCTGTAA